In the Actinomycetota bacterium genome, TGACCGAGGCCACCATCAAGATCCACGTCGCCGGCCAGCGCTTCATCGCCACCGCCGAGGGGAACGGCCCCGTGAACGCGCTCGACCGCGCGCTGCGCATCGGGATCGGCCGGTTCTACCCGCACCTGGCCGACATCGAGCTCACTGACTACAAGGTCCGCGTCCTCGACGAGAAGAAGGGCACCGGCGCGGTGACGCGCGTGCTCATCGTCTCCGACGACGGGGTGAAGGACTGGGGCACGGTCGGCGTGTCCGAGAACATCATCGAGGCGTCGTGGGAGGCGCTCGTCGACTCGATCCACTACGGCCTCAGCCATCCGCGCGAGGACGGCCCGGACCCCGCGGACGACGCGCCGCAGCCGGACTGAGTCGCCGCGCCTGATGCCGGAGGCGCCCCGAGCACGAGCGCACGCGACAGCGAATGTGAAGGGAGACGCCCGGCGATGTCGAACCCTTCAGCGAGGATGCTCGACGCCCACGGGGGGAGACCGGTGAGGGTAGTCCGTGTCCGGGTCGAGGACGACGCCCGCTACGGGCTCGCCGATGACTCGGTCATCACGCTCATCTCCGACGAGCCGTTCGCGGCGTGGGAGCCGGACGGCACGATCCCGCTCGCCACGGCGAAGCTGCTGCCGCCCGTCACGCCCACGAAGGTCGTGTGCGTGGGGCTGAACTACCGCAGGCACGCCGAGGAGATGGGCGACGCGATCCCGGCGAACCCCGTGCTGTTCATGAAGCCCGCGACCGCGGTCATCGGGCCGGCGCACGACATCTGCATCCCGGAAGGCGTGGGCAGAGTCGACCACGAGGCCGAGCTCGCGATCGTCATCGGCCGCCGTACGCACAGGGTCTCGGCCGAGGAGGCGCCGCACCACATCCTCGGCTACACGTGCGCCAACGACGTCACCGCACGCGACGTGCAGAAGGCCGACGGCCAGTGGACGCGGGCCAAGAGCTACGACACCTTCTGCCCGCTCGGGCCTTGGATCGAGACCGACGTCGACGACCCGGGCGACCTGACCGTCGAGTGCTACCTGAACGGCGAGCTGAAGCAGTCCTCGTCGACCTCGGACATGATCTGGGGCCCGCACGAGCTTGTCAGCTTCATCAGCGGGGTGATGACGCTGCTGCCCGGCGACGTGGTGCTCACGGGCACGCCGGGGGGCATCGGA is a window encoding:
- a CDS encoding citramalate synthase — translated: TEATIKIHVAGQRFIATAEGNGPVNALDRALRIGIGRFYPHLADIELTDYKVRVLDEKKGTGAVTRVLIVSDDGVKDWGTVGVSENIIEASWEALVDSIHYGLSHPREDGPDPADDAPQPD
- a CDS encoding DUF2437 domain-containing protein → MRVVRVRVEDDARYGLADDSVITLISDEPFAAWEPDGTIPLATAKLLPPVTPTKVVCVGLNYRRHAEEMGDAIPANPVLFMKPATAVIGPAHDICIPEGVGRVDHEAELAIVIGRRTHRVSAEEAPHHILGYTCANDVTARDVQKADGQWTRAKSYDTFCPLGPWIETDVDDPGDLTVECYLNGELKQSSSTSDMIWGPHELVSFISGVMTLLPGDVVLTGTPGGIGPMNAGDTVEVRISGVGSLVNPVV